One segment of Pseudomonas asgharzadehiana DNA contains the following:
- a CDS encoding MarR family transcriptional regulator, with translation MPLTDQHRFGMQLAQMSRGWRAELDRRLAGLGLSQARWLVLLHLARFEEAPTQRELAQSVGVEGPTLARLLDSLEGQGLVQRQAVVEDRRAKRILLCDTARPLIEQIETIATALRHELFVGVDEADLRVCMRVHGHILANLEKS, from the coding sequence ATGCCGTTAACCGATCAACACCGTTTTGGCATGCAGCTGGCGCAAATGTCCCGAGGTTGGCGCGCTGAGCTGGACCGCCGTTTGGCGGGGCTGGGTTTGTCCCAGGCGCGCTGGCTGGTGCTGTTGCACCTGGCCCGTTTCGAAGAAGCACCGACACAGCGTGAGCTGGCGCAAAGCGTCGGTGTAGAAGGGCCGACCCTGGCCCGTTTGCTCGACAGCCTCGAAGGCCAAGGCCTGGTGCAACGCCAGGCCGTGGTGGAAGACCGTCGCGCCAAACGCATCCTGCTGTGTGACACCGCCCGGCCGTTGATCGAGCAGATTGAAACCATTGCCACCGCTTTGCGCCACGAGCTCTTTGTGGGCGTGGACGAGGCGGATCTGCGCGTGTGCATGCGCGTGCATGGGCACATCCTGGCGAATCTGGAAAAGTCCTGA
- a CDS encoding patatin-like phospholipase family protein, whose product MRRLLPYLFLCLIPLFADAVEAPRPKIGLVLSGGAARGLAHIGVLKALEEQGIHIDAIAGTSMGAVIGGLYASGYKIDELEKLALSIDWQQALSDAPPREDVPFRRKQDDRDFLVKQKLSFRDDGSLGLPLGVIQGQNLALLLESMFAHSSNTRNFDKLPIPFRAVATDITTGEKVVFSKGHLPQVIRASMSIPAVFAPVELDGRLLVDGGMTDNIPLDVAREMGVDIAIVVDIGTPLRSRKQLATVVDVLNQSITLMTRRNSEEQLKALNPKDVLIQPPLAAYGVTDFGRAKDMIDAGYRATRALDLRLAHLRPAEPIDPTLVAARTPGERTPVITAIKLENDSKVSDDVIRYYIRQPLGEPLNLGRLQTDMGTLYGLDYFDQVQYRVVKKGQDNTLVISARGKRSGTDYLRLGLNLSDDMRGDSAFNLGASYRINGINRLGAEWLTRVQIGDRQELYSEFYQPMDAGSRYFIAPYLSAQAQNVELILDNDPISEYRLERYGFGLNVGRQIGNSGEIRFGVGEAWGKADVRIGDRDLPSLSFNEGFYELKYSFDSLDNVYFPHTGEDIGLAFREFEPGLGSDQRYRQWEFKLDKAMSHGPDTLVLGGRYGRTLDDSDVVISSFLLGGARQLSGFRQDAISGQNISLMRAVYYRRLTPRSYLPLDFPLYLGASLERGRAWNNDNEFDSGYINAASIFLGFDTPLGPLNFSYGFNDDNQKAVYLNLGQTF is encoded by the coding sequence ATGCGCCGCCTGTTGCCCTACCTGTTTCTGTGCCTCATCCCTCTGTTTGCCGATGCCGTCGAAGCCCCACGCCCTAAAATCGGCCTGGTGCTGTCTGGTGGCGCCGCCCGTGGGCTGGCGCATATCGGTGTGCTCAAGGCGCTGGAGGAACAAGGTATCCACATCGACGCCATCGCCGGCACCAGCATGGGCGCGGTGATCGGCGGGCTGTACGCCTCGGGCTACAAGATCGATGAGCTGGAAAAACTCGCGCTGAGTATCGACTGGCAGCAGGCCTTGTCCGATGCGCCGCCGCGCGAAGACGTGCCGTTTCGGCGCAAGCAGGACGACCGTGATTTCCTGGTCAAGCAAAAGCTGAGCTTTCGTGATGACGGCAGCCTCGGCCTGCCGCTCGGAGTGATCCAGGGCCAGAACCTGGCGCTGCTGCTGGAAAGCATGTTCGCCCACAGCAGCAACACGCGTAATTTCGACAAGCTGCCGATCCCCTTCCGCGCCGTGGCCACCGATATCACCACCGGCGAAAAGGTGGTGTTCAGCAAGGGCCACCTGCCCCAGGTAATCCGCGCCAGCATGTCGATCCCGGCGGTGTTCGCCCCGGTGGAGCTGGACGGCCGCCTGCTGGTGGATGGCGGCATGACCGACAACATCCCCCTGGATGTGGCACGGGAGATGGGGGTCGATATCGCCATCGTCGTCGATATCGGCACCCCGCTGCGCTCGCGCAAACAACTGGCAACGGTGGTGGACGTGCTCAACCAGTCCATTACCCTGATGACCCGGCGCAATTCCGAAGAGCAGCTCAAGGCGCTGAACCCCAAGGACGTGCTGATCCAGCCGCCCCTGGCCGCCTATGGCGTGACCGACTTCGGCCGCGCCAAAGACATGATCGACGCCGGCTACCGTGCCACCCGCGCCCTGGACTTGCGCCTGGCCCACTTGCGCCCCGCCGAACCCATCGACCCCACACTGGTGGCCGCGCGTACACCGGGCGAACGCACCCCGGTGATCACTGCAATCAAGCTGGAGAACGACTCGAAAGTCAGCGACGACGTGATCCGCTACTACATCCGTCAACCGCTGGGTGAACCGCTGAACCTCGGCCGTTTGCAAACCGACATGGGCACCCTGTATGGCCTGGACTACTTCGATCAGGTGCAATACCGCGTCGTGAAAAAAGGCCAGGACAATACGCTGGTCATCAGCGCACGCGGCAAACGCAGCGGCACCGATTACCTGCGCCTGGGCTTGAACCTGTCGGACGACATGCGCGGCGACAGCGCCTTCAACCTCGGCGCCAGCTACCGCATCAATGGCATCAACCGCCTCGGCGCCGAATGGCTGACGCGCGTGCAGATCGGTGATCGGCAAGAACTGTACAGCGAGTTCTACCAACCGATGGACGCCGGTTCACGCTACTTTATCGCGCCCTATCTCAGCGCCCAGGCGCAGAACGTCGAGTTGATCCTGGACAACGACCCCATCTCCGAATACCGCCTGGAACGCTATGGTTTCGGTTTGAACGTGGGGCGCCAGATCGGCAACAGCGGCGAGATCCGCTTCGGCGTCGGCGAGGCCTGGGGCAAAGCCGATGTGCGCATTGGCGACCGCGACCTACCGAGTTTGAGCTTCAACGAGGGTTTCTATGAGTTGAAGTATTCCTTCGACTCCCTGGACAACGTGTACTTCCCGCACACCGGCGAGGACATTGGCCTGGCCTTCCGTGAGTTCGAGCCCGGCCTGGGCTCGGACCAGCGTTACCGGCAGTGGGAATTCAAGCTCGACAAAGCCATGAGCCACGGCCCGGACACGTTGGTGCTGGGCGGTCGCTACGGGCGCACCCTGGATGATTCGGACGTGGTGATTTCCAGCTTCCTGCTGGGCGGTGCGCGGCAATTGTCGGGCTTTCGCCAGGATGCGATTTCAGGGCAGAACATCAGCCTGATGCGCGCGGTGTACTACCGCCGGCTGACGCCGCGTTCGTACCTGCCGCTGGATTTCCCGCTGTACCTCGGCGCGTCGCTGGAACGCGGTCGGGCGTGGAACAACGACAATGAATTCGATAGCGGTTATATCAACGCCGCGAGTATTTTCCTGGGGTTTGATACACCGCTGGGGCCGCTGAATTTCAGCTATGGCTTCAATGATGATAATCAGAAGGCGGTGTACCTGAACCTCGGGCAGACGTTCTAG
- a CDS encoding UPF0149 family protein, with protein sequence MSFAEQLTRLQAFLDADELHDEALDYVAAHGYLTALSICAEEVPDREWIDALFAEEPHYANDAQREEIEATLLALKAHIGRQLASDEEFELPCELDLGEDPDDSDLRGWCIGFMEGVFLREAAWFETAEEEVSEMLLPIMVGSGLFDDQPEFADIASDANLMDDMIVQIPEALTALYLLCNAPDEKPAILKPRHH encoded by the coding sequence ATGTCCTTCGCTGAGCAACTAACCCGCCTGCAAGCCTTCCTCGACGCCGATGAGCTGCATGACGAGGCGCTGGACTATGTGGCCGCCCACGGCTACCTGACCGCCCTGTCGATCTGCGCCGAAGAAGTGCCTGATCGTGAATGGATCGACGCACTGTTCGCCGAAGAGCCGCATTACGCCAACGACGCCCAGCGCGAAGAAATCGAAGCCACCCTGCTCGCCCTCAAGGCCCACATCGGTCGTCAACTGGCCTCCGACGAGGAGTTCGAGCTGCCATGCGAGCTGGACCTGGGTGAAGACCCGGATGACTCCGACCTGCGCGGCTGGTGCATCGGTTTCATGGAAGGCGTGTTCCTGCGCGAAGCCGCCTGGTTCGAAACCGCCGAGGAAGAAGTCAGCGAAATGCTCCTGCCGATCATGGTCGGTTCGGGCCTGTTCGACGACCAGCCGGAATTCGCCGACATCGCCAGCGATGCCAACCTGATGGACGACATGATCGTCCAGATCCCGGAAGCCCTGACCGCGCTGTACCTGCTGTGCAACGCGCCTGACGAAAAACCGGCGATCCTCAAGCCTCGTCACCACTGA
- a CDS encoding UDP-2,3-diacylglucosamine diphosphatase: MTSAELTQPSRKQRVRTLWISDVHLGTRDCQAEHLSQFLKGYHADKVYLVGDIIDGWKMRGGMYWPQAHTNVIRRLLTMAKRGTEVIYVTGNHDEFLRRYSKLILGNIQLVDEAVHVTADGRHLLVIHGDQFDVITRYHRWLAFLGDSAYEFTLTLNRWLNHWRARYGYGYWSLSAYLKHKVKTAVSFISDFEEAIAHEVTKRELHGVVCGHIHHAEIRKVGEVDYLNCGDWVESCTALIEHWDGHIELYRLADAQAREALLKAEMVAS; this comes from the coding sequence ATGACCAGTGCCGAGCTCACCCAGCCCAGCCGTAAACAGCGCGTACGTACCTTGTGGATTTCCGATGTGCACCTGGGCACCCGGGATTGCCAGGCCGAACACTTGTCGCAGTTCCTCAAGGGCTACCACGCCGACAAAGTGTACTTGGTGGGTGACATCATCGACGGCTGGAAAATGCGCGGGGGCATGTATTGGCCACAAGCGCACACCAACGTCATCCGCCGCCTGCTGACCATGGCCAAGCGCGGCACCGAGGTGATCTACGTCACCGGTAACCATGACGAGTTCCTGCGCCGCTATTCCAAGTTGATCCTGGGCAATATCCAATTGGTCGATGAGGCGGTGCACGTGACTGCCGATGGCCGTCATCTGTTGGTGATCCATGGCGATCAGTTCGATGTGATCACCCGTTATCACCGTTGGCTGGCGTTTCTCGGCGACTCGGCCTACGAGTTCACCCTCACCTTGAACCGCTGGCTGAACCATTGGCGCGCACGGTACGGCTATGGCTATTGGTCACTCTCGGCGTATTTGAAGCACAAGGTCAAAACCGCCGTGAGTTTTATCAGCGATTTCGAAGAAGCCATCGCCCACGAAGTGACCAAGCGCGAATTGCATGGCGTGGTGTGCGGGCATATCCACCATGCGGAGATCCGCAAAGTGGGCGAGGTGGACTACCTCAACTGTGGGGATTGGGTGGAGTCGTGCACGGCGCTGATCGAGCACTGGGATGGGCATATCGAGTTGTATCGGCTGGCGGATGCGCAGGCCAGAGAGGCACTGCTCAAGGCTGAGATGGTCGCAAGCTGA
- a CDS encoding YbaN family protein codes for MGNRSLLLRYALLAIGWLSVALGVIGIFLPVLPTTPFLLLAAACFARSSPRFYQWLVEHPRLGPWIRDYLEGNGIPLKGKVYAIGLMWLSIGLSCYLVPLPWARGFMLTSAVLVTVYILRQKTLPPR; via the coding sequence ATGGGCAACCGCTCGCTGCTCCTGCGTTACGCACTGCTGGCCATCGGCTGGTTGAGCGTTGCGCTGGGAGTGATCGGCATTTTCCTCCCGGTGCTGCCGACGACGCCCTTCCTCCTGCTCGCTGCCGCCTGCTTTGCTCGAAGCTCACCGCGCTTCTACCAGTGGCTGGTCGAACACCCACGCCTGGGCCCCTGGATCCGTGACTATTTGGAGGGCAACGGCATCCCGCTCAAGGGCAAGGTCTACGCCATCGGCCTGATGTGGCTGAGTATCGGCCTCTCCTGCTACCTGGTGCCGCTGCCGTGGGCACGTGGGTTCATGCTGACCAGTGCCGTGCTGGTGACTGTCTACATCCTGCGCCAGAAAACCCTGCCGCCTCGATAG
- the recQ gene encoding DNA helicase RecQ: protein MLEQAQRVLKDIFGYDSFRGRQGAIIERVASGGDALVLMPTGGGKSLCFQVPALLRNGLAVVVSPLIALMDDQVATLEELGVAAASLNSTLSAEQQRDLAARIKRGEVKMLYLAPERLVQPRMLAFLQSLEIALFAIDEAHCVSQWGHDFRREYLQLGQLAELFPDVPRIALTATADKRTREEIVERLHLQNAERFLSSFDRPNIFYRIVPKEQPRKQLLAFLSERRSDAGIVYCLSRKKVDEVAAFLCEQGYPALPYHAGLPNETRSAHQKRFLNEEGLIMVATIAFGMGIDKSNVRFVAHMDLPKSLEAYYQETGRAGRDGLPADAWMVYGLQDVVMLKQMLQNSEGDERHKRLEQHKLDAMLSLCEETRCRRQTLLAYFDEDMPQPCGHCDNCMDGVQTWDATEPARQALSTIYRTGQRYGVGHLVDVLLGKDNEKVRSFGHEKLSVYGVGKARAEGEWRSLFRQMVARGLVDIDIEGYGGLRLNDSCRPLLKGEVSLELRRDLKPQTTAKSSTSQASQLVRLEEREQWEALRTLRRKLAQEHSVPPYVIFPDSTLLEMLREQPTTMAQMGRVSGVGARKLERYGQAFLEVLGGQAEAPKEIADIRHELISLARAGMTPIQIAGQLQCSEKNVYTLLAEAIGKQQLSLEQALDLPEDLLGEIQDAFLDGEGELPPVAEIAPLFSGRVPDGVLYCVRAALQSEFEI from the coding sequence ATGCTCGAGCAGGCTCAACGCGTCCTCAAGGACATCTTCGGCTACGACAGTTTTCGTGGCCGCCAGGGTGCGATCATTGAGCGCGTGGCCAGTGGTGGAGACGCCCTGGTATTGATGCCTACCGGCGGCGGCAAATCCTTGTGCTTCCAGGTGCCGGCCTTGCTGCGCAATGGGTTGGCCGTGGTGGTGTCGCCGTTGATCGCGTTGATGGACGATCAGGTCGCTACCCTGGAAGAACTCGGCGTCGCGGCTGCGTCCTTGAACTCCACCCTCAGCGCCGAGCAGCAGCGCGATCTGGCTGCGCGCATCAAGCGTGGCGAAGTGAAAATGCTGTACCTGGCCCCTGAGCGCCTGGTGCAGCCGCGCATGCTGGCCTTTTTGCAAAGCCTGGAAATCGCCTTGTTCGCCATCGATGAAGCGCACTGCGTCTCGCAGTGGGGCCACGATTTCCGTCGCGAATACCTGCAACTGGGTCAGTTGGCCGAACTGTTCCCCGATGTGCCGCGTATCGCCCTGACCGCCACTGCCGACAAGCGCACCCGCGAAGAAATCGTCGAGCGCCTGCACCTGCAGAATGCCGAGCGTTTCCTGTCGAGCTTCGACCGTCCGAATATCTTCTACCGCATTGTGCCCAAGGAGCAGCCGCGCAAGCAGTTGCTGGCGTTCCTCTCCGAACGGCGCAGCGATGCGGGCATCGTTTATTGCCTGTCGCGCAAGAAGGTCGACGAAGTGGCCGCGTTCCTCTGCGAGCAGGGCTACCCGGCACTGCCGTACCACGCAGGGTTGCCGAATGAAACGCGCTCTGCGCACCAGAAGCGCTTCCTTAACGAGGAAGGCCTGATCATGGTGGCCACCATCGCGTTCGGCATGGGTATCGACAAATCCAACGTACGTTTCGTGGCTCATATGGACCTTCCCAAGTCCCTTGAGGCGTACTACCAGGAAACCGGTCGTGCCGGCCGTGATGGCCTGCCGGCGGATGCCTGGATGGTCTACGGCCTGCAAGACGTGGTGATGCTCAAGCAGATGTTGCAGAACTCCGAAGGCGACGAACGCCACAAGCGACTGGAGCAGCACAAGCTCGACGCCATGCTCTCCCTGTGTGAAGAGACCCGCTGCCGGCGCCAGACCTTGCTGGCGTACTTCGACGAAGACATGCCACAGCCGTGTGGCCACTGCGATAACTGCATGGACGGCGTGCAGACCTGGGACGCCACTGAGCCTGCGCGTCAGGCCTTGTCCACGATCTATCGCACCGGCCAGCGTTATGGCGTGGGGCATCTGGTGGATGTACTGCTGGGCAAGGACAACGAAAAGGTGCGCAGCTTCGGTCACGAAAAGCTGTCGGTCTATGGGGTCGGCAAGGCCCGCGCCGAAGGTGAGTGGCGTTCGCTGTTCCGGCAGATGGTCGCGCGCGGCCTGGTGGACATCGACATTGAGGGCTATGGCGGCCTGCGCCTGAACGACAGTTGCCGGCCGCTGCTCAAGGGCGAGGTGAGCCTGGAGCTGCGCCGCGACCTCAAGCCGCAGACCACGGCCAAGAGCAGCACCAGCCAGGCCAGCCAGTTGGTGCGCTTGGAGGAACGCGAACAGTGGGAAGCCCTGCGTACCCTTCGACGCAAACTGGCGCAGGAACACAGCGTGCCGCCTTACGTTATTTTCCCCGACTCCACCTTGCTGGAGATGCTGCGCGAGCAGCCGACCACGATGGCGCAAATGGGGCGGGTCAGTGGTGTGGGGGCGCGCAAGCTTGAGCGCTACGGCCAGGCGTTCCTCGAAGTGCTCGGCGGCCAGGCCGAAGCGCCGAAGGAAATCGCGGATATTCGCCACGAGCTGATCAGCCTGGCACGTGCCGGCATGACGCCGATCCAGATCGCCGGCCAGTTGCAATGCTCGGAAAAGAACGTCTACACCTTGCTGGCCGAAGCCATCGGCAAACAACAGCTGTCGCTGGAGCAGGCGCTTGATTTGCCGGAAGATTTGCTCGGCGAGATCCAGGACGCGTTTCTTGATGGCGAGGGCGAACTGCCACCGGTGGCCGAGATCGCGCCGCTGTTTTCAGGGCGCGTTCCAGACGGTGTGTTGTACTGCGTGCGGGCCGCTTTGCAGTCTGAATTCGAAATTTAG
- a CDS encoding DMT family transporter produces MTPRSALGALHIGALMFGLTGVFGKLAAASPSIIVFGRALFAVLALAVFARFASNTAWKTLERRDWRRLLVSGVLLAAHWVTFFIAVKVAGVAVATLGFTAFPAFTVILEGLIFRERIRANEIVLVVLVSVGLVLVTPDFNLASEATGGLLWGIASGLLFSLLSLNNRASSGRIPAVQAALCQNVVVAVCLLPVAAPGLMQVSALDWLWIGLLGVFCTGLAHSLFVASLAVIKARTASVVFAMEPVYGITAAWLLFAETPTLRMLLGGVLIIVAIVLSGLLGSASQAKQPAATA; encoded by the coding sequence ATGACTCCCCGCTCAGCCCTCGGCGCCCTGCATATCGGCGCATTGATGTTTGGCCTCACCGGCGTCTTCGGCAAGCTGGCGGCCGCCTCGCCGTCGATCATCGTATTTGGGCGCGCCCTGTTTGCCGTGCTGGCGCTGGCGGTATTCGCCCGATTTGCCAGCAACACCGCGTGGAAAACCCTGGAGCGGCGCGATTGGCGCCGCCTGTTGGTCAGCGGCGTGTTGCTGGCGGCACATTGGGTGACGTTCTTCATCGCGGTCAAGGTGGCCGGTGTGGCCGTCGCCACGCTGGGGTTCACGGCGTTCCCGGCGTTTACCGTGATCCTTGAGGGGCTGATTTTCCGCGAACGCATCCGCGCCAATGAAATCGTGCTGGTGGTACTGGTGAGCGTTGGGCTGGTGCTGGTCACCCCGGACTTCAACCTGGCCAGCGAAGCCACCGGTGGCTTGCTGTGGGGCATCGCCTCGGGGCTGCTGTTCTCCCTGCTTTCGCTGAACAATCGCGCCAGCTCCGGGCGTATACCGGCGGTGCAGGCGGCGTTGTGCCAGAACGTGGTGGTCGCGGTATGCCTGCTGCCCGTGGCCGCGCCGGGCCTGATGCAAGTAAGCGCGCTGGACTGGTTGTGGATCGGCCTGCTCGGCGTGTTCTGCACTGGCCTGGCCCACAGCCTGTTTGTGGCCAGCCTCGCGGTGATCAAGGCCCGTACCGCCTCGGTGGTGTTTGCCATGGAACCGGTCTACGGCATCACGGCGGCCTGGCTGTTGTTCGCCGAAACGCCGACGCTGCGCATGCTGCTGGGCGGCGTGCTGATCATCGTCGCCATCGTGCTTTCGGGGCTGCTGGGCAGCGCCAGCCAGGCTAAACAACCGGCTGCAACGGCCTGA
- a CDS encoding SelT/SelW/SelH family protein, giving the protein MSASKPEIVITYCTQCQWLLRAAWLAQELLSTFSDDLAKVSLEPASGGAFRITCDGVQIWERKADGGFPEAKVLKQRVRDRIDPQRDLGHNDRTQ; this is encoded by the coding sequence ATGTCCGCGAGCAAACCCGAGATCGTCATCACCTATTGCACCCAGTGTCAGTGGCTGTTGCGTGCGGCCTGGCTGGCCCAGGAGCTGTTGAGCACTTTCAGCGATGACCTGGCCAAGGTGTCGCTGGAGCCTGCCAGCGGTGGGGCGTTCCGCATCACCTGTGATGGCGTGCAGATCTGGGAGCGCAAGGCGGACGGTGGTTTCCCCGAAGCCAAGGTGCTCAAGCAGCGCGTGCGCGATCGGATCGACCCGCAGCGCGACCTGGGGCACAACGACCGTACGCAGTAA